From Bacillus basilensis, a single genomic window includes:
- a CDS encoding YeiH family protein, with protein sequence MEQTLVIQKKKGFGFSQGIGITLLIAIAAKYLAELPFLNIMGQLVIAILMGMVWRAAIGVPHDAIAGTNFASKKLLRFGIILLGMRLNLVDIAKAGPKVLVIAAVVITFTIFVVYGLTKVFKVEKKLGILTACGTAICGAAAVVAIAPQVKAKDDETAVGAAIIAILGTIFTLIYTLLYPVLGLSPYGYGVFSGATLHEIAHVIAAAAPGGSTAVDIAVIVKLTRVAMLVPVAILIGLWFGKSEGSEEKRSWRDLPIPWFIFGFLAMSAVHSLGVIPEVVAGYIVVIAYMLIAMAMAGLGLNVEFKTFRKLGSKAFVAGLIGSVCLSVLGYVLVWGLGFM encoded by the coding sequence GTGGAACAAACACTTGTTATACAAAAGAAGAAGGGCTTTGGATTTTCGCAAGGGATTGGGATTACACTATTAATCGCAATTGCGGCGAAATATTTAGCAGAGCTGCCATTTTTAAATATTATGGGACAATTAGTAATTGCTATTCTAATGGGGATGGTTTGGCGTGCGGCAATTGGAGTCCCCCATGATGCGATTGCAGGGACGAACTTTGCGAGTAAGAAGTTGCTTCGCTTTGGGATCATCTTACTTGGAATGCGATTAAACCTTGTTGATATTGCGAAGGCGGGGCCAAAAGTATTGGTCATCGCAGCGGTTGTTATTACATTTACAATTTTCGTTGTATACGGACTAACGAAAGTATTTAAAGTAGAAAAGAAACTTGGCATTTTAACAGCGTGCGGAACAGCAATTTGCGGCGCGGCTGCGGTCGTGGCAATTGCGCCGCAAGTGAAAGCGAAGGATGATGAAACGGCAGTTGGTGCCGCAATTATTGCTATTTTAGGTACGATATTTACGCTTATTTACACGTTATTATATCCAGTGCTTGGCCTATCCCCATACGGATACGGAGTGTTCTCAGGGGCGACATTGCATGAAATTGCTCACGTAATTGCGGCTGCGGCGCCAGGAGGAAGTACGGCTGTAGATATCGCAGTTATCGTGAAACTAACGCGCGTCGCAATGCTTGTTCCAGTAGCGATTTTAATCGGATTATGGTTTGGTAAGAGTGAAGGTAGCGAGGAAAAAAGATCGTGGCGTGACCTTCCAATTCCTTGGTTCATCTTCGGATTTTTAGCGATGAGTGCGGTGCATTCGCTTGGCGTAATTCCAGAAGTTGTTGCGGGATATATTGTAGTCATCGCTTATATGCTTATCGCAATGGCGATGGCGGGGCTTGGTTTAAATGTAGAGTTTAAAACGTTCCGTAAGTTAGGAAGCAAAGCATTTGTGGCGGGGCTTATCGGCTCGGTTTGCTTATCGGTTCTTGGATACGTTCTTGTATGGGGATTAGGATTTATGTAA
- the uvrB gene encoding excinuclease ABC subunit B produces MEHQFEIISAYSPQGDQPVAIEKLVEGINSGKKKQVLLGATGTGKTFTISNVIKEVQKPTLVMAHNKTLAGQLYSELKDFFPNNAVEYFVSYYDYYQPEAYVPQTDTFIEKDAQINDEIDKLRHSATSALFERDDVIIVASVSCIYGLGSPEEYRELVVSLRVGMEKDRNQLLRELVDVQYGRNDIDFKRGTFRVRGDVVEIFPASLDEHCIRIEFFGDEIDRIREVNALTGEVLAERDHVAIFPASHFVTREEKMKVAIENIEKELEERLKELNDNGKLLEAQRIEQRTRYDLEMMREMGFCSGIENYSRHLTLRPAGATPYTLLDYFPKDFLIVMDESHVSVPQVRAMYNGDQARKQVLVDHGFRLPSALDNRPLTFDEFEEKTNQVIYVSATPGPYELEQSPEVIEQIIRPTGLLDPPIDIRPIEGQIDDLLGEIQDRIAKNERVLITTLTKKMSEDLTDYLKDVGIKVNYLHSEIKTLERIEIIRDLRLGKFDVLVGINLLREGLDIPEVSLVAILDADKEGFLRSERSLIQTIGRAARNENGRVIMYADRITRSMGIAIEETQRRRTIQEAYNEEHGITPKTIQKGVRDVIRATTAAEEPETYEATPAKKMTKKEREKTIAKMEAEMKEAAKALDFERAAELRDLLLELKAEG; encoded by the coding sequence TTGGAACATCAATTTGAAATTATCTCAGCGTATTCCCCGCAAGGTGATCAGCCGGTAGCTATAGAGAAGCTTGTAGAGGGAATTAATAGTGGAAAGAAAAAGCAAGTGTTGCTTGGTGCGACAGGAACGGGTAAGACATTTACAATTTCAAATGTCATTAAAGAAGTGCAGAAGCCAACACTTGTTATGGCTCATAATAAAACGTTAGCAGGGCAGTTATATAGTGAGTTGAAAGACTTTTTTCCGAATAATGCAGTTGAATATTTTGTTAGTTATTACGATTATTATCAGCCAGAAGCGTATGTGCCGCAAACAGATACTTTTATTGAAAAAGATGCGCAGATTAATGATGAAATTGATAAATTGCGTCACTCAGCAACGTCTGCATTATTTGAACGGGATGATGTAATTATCGTTGCAAGTGTTTCGTGTATATATGGCTTAGGTTCTCCAGAAGAATACCGTGAGTTAGTTGTTTCACTTCGAGTTGGTATGGAAAAGGACCGCAATCAATTGCTTCGTGAACTAGTTGATGTGCAGTATGGACGTAATGATATTGATTTCAAGCGTGGTACATTCCGTGTGCGCGGAGATGTAGTTGAAATCTTCCCAGCATCACTTGATGAGCATTGTATTCGAATTGAGTTTTTCGGCGATGAAATTGATCGTATTCGCGAAGTAAATGCGTTAACAGGTGAAGTATTAGCAGAACGTGATCATGTAGCAATCTTCCCAGCATCTCACTTCGTTACACGTGAAGAAAAGATGAAGGTCGCTATTGAAAATATAGAAAAAGAATTAGAAGAACGTTTAAAGGAATTAAATGATAATGGCAAGTTGTTAGAAGCGCAGCGTATAGAGCAACGTACACGTTATGATTTAGAAATGATGCGCGAGATGGGCTTTTGTTCAGGGATTGAAAACTATTCCCGCCATTTAACACTTCGTCCAGCCGGTGCAACGCCGTATACGTTATTAGACTATTTCCCAAAAGATTTCTTAATCGTTATGGATGAGTCGCACGTATCAGTTCCACAAGTAAGAGCGATGTATAACGGGGACCAAGCACGTAAGCAAGTGCTTGTGGATCATGGATTCCGTCTGCCATCAGCTTTAGATAATAGACCGCTCACATTTGATGAGTTTGAAGAGAAAACGAATCAAGTTATTTACGTTTCAGCAACGCCAGGACCGTATGAGTTAGAGCAGTCGCCAGAAGTAATAGAACAAATTATTCGTCCAACAGGGCTTTTAGATCCACCAATCGATATACGACCAATTGAAGGGCAAATTGACGATTTATTAGGAGAGATTCAAGATCGCATTGCAAAAAATGAACGTGTATTGATTACGACTTTAACGAAAAAAATGTCAGAGGATTTAACGGATTACTTAAAAGATGTAGGAATTAAAGTGAACTATCTTCACTCTGAAATTAAAACATTAGAACGTATTGAAATTATCCGTGACCTTCGCCTTGGTAAGTTTGATGTACTTGTCGGTATTAACTTATTACGGGAAGGATTAGATATTCCAGAAGTATCACTTGTAGCTATTTTAGATGCTGATAAGGAAGGGTTCTTGCGTTCAGAGCGTTCATTAATTCAAACAATTGGTCGTGCGGCACGTAATGAAAACGGTCGCGTTATTATGTACGCAGATCGTATAACAAGATCGATGGGAATTGCGATTGAAGAAACGCAACGTCGTCGTACTATACAAGAAGCTTACAATGAAGAGCATGGTATTACGCCGAAAACGATTCAAAAAGGCGTGCGTGATGTAATCCGTGCAACGACAGCTGCTGAAGAGCCGGAAACATATGAAGCAACGCCAGCTAAGAAGATGACGAAAAAAGAGCGTGAAAAGACAATTGCGAAGATGGAAGCAGAAATGAAAGAAGCAGCAAAAGCGTTAGACTTCGAGCGTGCAGCTGAATTAAGAGATTTATTATTAGAATTAAAAGCGGAAGGGTGA
- the uvrA gene encoding excinuclease ABC subunit UvrA → MSKSKDFIVVKGARAHNLKNIDVTIPRNQLVVVTGLSGSGKSSLAFDTIYAEGQRRYVESLSAYARQFLGQMDKPDVDTIEGLSPAISIDQKTTSRNPRSTVGTVTEIYDYLRLLFARIGTPICPNHGIEITSQTVEQMVDRVLEYPERTKLQVLAPIVSGRKGAHVKVLEDIKKQGYVRVRVDGEMLDVSEDIALDKNKKHSIEVVIDRIVVKEGIASRLADSLESALKLGGGRVLIDVMGEEELLFSEHHACPHCGFSIGELEPRMFSFNSPFGACPSCDGLGSKLEVDLELVIPNWDLSLNEHAIAPWEPTSSQYYPQLLQSVCNHYGVDMDMPVKDIPKNLFDKVLYGSGEEKVYFRYVNEFGQVKENEILFEGVIPNIERRYRETSSDYIREQMEKYMAEQACPKCKGGRLKPESLAVFVGDKTIADVTKYSVQEVQEFFSNVELTEKQQKIAHLILREIQERVGFLVNVGLDYLTLSRAAGTLSGGEAQRIRLATQIGSRLTGVLYILDEPSIGLHQRDNDRLIRTLQEMRDLGNTLIVVEHDEDTMMAADYLLDIGPGAGIHGGQVVSAGTPAEVMQDENSLTGKYLSGKEFIPVPLERRKGDGRKVEIVGAKENNLKNAKMSFPLGTFVAVTGVSGSGKSTMINEVLYKSLAQKLYKAKAKPGTHKEIKGLENLDKVIDIDQSPIGRTPRSNPATYTGVFDDIRDVFAQTNEAKVRGYQKGRFSFNVKGGRCEACRGDGIIKIEMHFLPDVYVPCEVCHGKRYNRETLEVKYKDKNISEVLGMTIEDGVEFFANIPKIKRKLQTLVDVGLGYMKLGQPATTLSGGEAQRVKLASELHRRSTGRTLYILDEPTTGLHAHDIARLLEVLQRLVESGETVLVIEHNLDVIKTADYIVDLGPEGGDKGGQIVASGTPEQVVKEERSYTGKYLKDILVRDKARMKAKIKEVELSQ, encoded by the coding sequence GTGAGTAAGAGCAAGGATTTTATTGTTGTAAAAGGTGCTAGAGCACATAACTTAAAAAATATAGATGTAACCATTCCGAGAAATCAGCTTGTCGTTGTAACGGGATTGTCTGGTTCGGGGAAATCATCATTAGCATTTGATACGATTTATGCAGAAGGACAGCGCAGATACGTAGAATCGTTATCTGCGTATGCACGCCAGTTTTTAGGGCAAATGGATAAACCGGATGTAGATACGATTGAAGGATTGTCACCAGCGATTTCGATTGATCAAAAAACGACGAGTCGTAATCCGCGTTCAACTGTTGGAACGGTAACCGAGATTTATGATTACTTACGTTTATTATTTGCGCGAATTGGTACGCCAATTTGTCCGAATCATGGCATTGAAATTACGTCACAAACAGTAGAACAGATGGTAGACCGTGTCCTTGAATATCCTGAACGTACGAAATTACAAGTGTTAGCTCCTATCGTTTCTGGGCGTAAAGGTGCACATGTGAAAGTGCTGGAAGATATTAAGAAGCAAGGATATGTTCGTGTACGTGTTGATGGTGAAATGCTTGATGTATCAGAAGATATTGCGTTAGATAAAAACAAAAAGCATTCCATTGAAGTTGTAATTGATCGTATTGTTGTAAAAGAAGGAATCGCAAGCCGTCTTGCTGATTCACTTGAAAGTGCATTAAAGCTTGGTGGGGGCCGCGTGTTAATCGATGTTATGGGAGAAGAGGAACTTCTATTTAGTGAACATCATGCTTGTCCGCATTGTGGTTTTTCAATTGGAGAATTAGAGCCGCGTATGTTCTCATTCAATAGTCCATTCGGGGCATGTCCGTCTTGTGATGGACTTGGCTCAAAACTAGAGGTGGATTTAGAACTTGTTATTCCGAACTGGGATTTATCATTAAATGAGCATGCGATTGCGCCTTGGGAACCGACAAGTTCACAATATTACCCACAGCTTTTACAGTCTGTCTGTAATCATTACGGTGTTGATATGGATATGCCTGTGAAAGATATACCGAAAAATTTATTTGATAAAGTGTTGTACGGAAGCGGTGAAGAGAAAGTTTACTTCCGCTATGTAAATGAATTTGGTCAAGTAAAGGAAAATGAGATTTTATTTGAAGGTGTTATCCCAAATATTGAACGTCGCTATCGTGAAACGAGTTCTGATTATATCCGCGAGCAAATGGAAAAGTATATGGCAGAACAAGCTTGTCCGAAGTGTAAAGGTGGACGTTTAAAACCTGAGAGTTTAGCTGTTTTCGTTGGTGATAAAACGATTGCTGATGTAACGAAGTATTCTGTTCAAGAAGTACAGGAATTCTTCTCGAATGTAGAGCTAACGGAGAAACAACAAAAAATTGCTCATTTAATTTTAAGAGAAATTCAGGAGCGCGTTGGGTTCTTAGTGAACGTTGGTTTAGATTATTTAACGTTAAGTCGTGCCGCAGGAACTTTATCAGGTGGTGAGGCGCAGCGTATTCGTTTGGCGACGCAAATTGGTTCTCGTCTTACTGGCGTACTTTATATTCTTGATGAGCCTTCTATCGGTTTACACCAGCGTGATAACGATCGTCTTATTCGTACATTGCAAGAAATGCGCGATTTAGGCAATACGTTAATCGTCGTTGAACATGATGAAGATACGATGATGGCAGCTGACTATTTACTTGATATCGGACCTGGCGCAGGTATTCACGGTGGACAAGTCGTATCAGCAGGGACACCAGCTGAAGTAATGCAAGATGAGAATTCATTAACAGGGAAGTATTTAAGCGGTAAAGAGTTTATTCCGGTTCCACTTGAAAGACGTAAAGGTGACGGACGTAAAGTGGAAATTGTCGGTGCAAAAGAGAATAACTTAAAGAATGCGAAAATGTCATTCCCACTTGGTACGTTTGTAGCGGTAACGGGTGTGTCTGGTTCCGGTAAAAGTACGATGATTAATGAAGTACTATATAAATCGTTAGCGCAAAAGTTATATAAAGCGAAAGCGAAGCCAGGTACTCATAAAGAAATTAAAGGTCTTGAGAACTTAGATAAAGTAATTGATATTGATCAATCACCAATCGGTCGTACACCACGTTCTAATCCAGCGACGTATACAGGTGTATTTGATGATATTCGTGATGTGTTTGCACAAACGAATGAAGCGAAAGTGCGCGGATATCAAAAAGGGCGTTTCAGTTTTAATGTAAAAGGTGGACGTTGTGAAGCGTGCCGTGGTGATGGAATTATTAAAATCGAAATGCACTTCTTACCAGACGTATACGTTCCGTGTGAAGTTTGTCATGGTAAACGTTACAACCGTGAAACGTTAGAAGTGAAGTATAAAGATAAGAACATTTCTGAAGTGTTAGGGATGACAATTGAAGATGGAGTAGAGTTCTTCGCTAATATCCCAAAAATTAAGCGTAAACTTCAAACACTTGTAGATGTTGGGCTTGGTTATATGAAATTAGGGCAACCAGCTACGACGTTATCTGGTGGTGAAGCACAGCGTGTGAAATTAGCTTCTGAATTACACCGTCGTTCTACAGGGCGTACGCTATACATTTTAGATGAGCCAACGACTGGTTTACATGCACATGATATCGCACGTCTTCTAGAAGTGTTGCAACGTCTTGTTGAGAGCGGTGAGACGGTACTTGTAATTGAACATAATTTAGATGTGATAAAAACAGCTGATTATATCGTTGACCTTGGACCAGAGGGCGGGGACAAAGGTGGACAAATCGTTGCTTCCGGAACGCCAGAGCAAGTAGTGAAAGAAGAGCGCTCGTATACAGGTAAGTATTTAAAAGACATTTTAGTTCGTGATAAAGCAAGGATGAAAGCAAAAATAAAAGAAGTAGAGTTATCACAATAA
- a CDS encoding heavy metal-binding domain-containing protein: MIVTTTSTIQGKEIIEYIDIVNGEAIMGANIVRDLFASVRDVVGGRAGAYESKLKEARDIAMEEMKTFARQKNANAIVGIDVDYEVVREGMLMVAVSGTAVRI; the protein is encoded by the coding sequence ATGATTGTAACAACAACATCTACAATTCAAGGAAAAGAAATTATTGAGTATATCGATATCGTCAATGGAGAAGCGATTATGGGTGCGAATATCGTTCGTGACCTTTTCGCCTCTGTCCGTGACGTTGTCGGCGGTCGTGCTGGTGCTTATGAAAGTAAATTAAAAGAAGCGCGCGACATCGCAATGGAAGAAATGAAAACTTTTGCGAGACAAAAAAATGCGAATGCAATTGTTGGTATTGACGTGGATTACGAAGTAGTTCGCGAAGGGATGCTAATGGTTGCTGTGAGCGGGACTGCTGTTCGTATATAG
- a CDS encoding helix-turn-helix transcriptional regulator produces the protein MGVKNKIKELRKQHHITQVEMAKAMQVTRQTIVAIENHHYNPSLELSLKIAKYFGVKVEEIFTLE, from the coding sequence ATGGGTGTGAAAAATAAAATTAAAGAATTAAGAAAGCAACATCATATAACACAAGTGGAAATGGCAAAGGCGATGCAAGTGACGCGGCAGACAATCGTGGCGATTGAAAACCATCATTACAATCCGAGTCTAGAATTATCCCTAAAAATCGCCAAATATTTTGGAGTGAAGGTGGAAGAAATATTTACGCTAGAGTAA
- a CDS encoding LysR family transcriptional regulator — MNVDILKIFVTVVEQKHFSRAAELLNLSQPGVSMHIRNLENEFGTTLIQRSPKHVQVTEAGNILYIHAKQILSLYEDAKQEINELHNVVTGTLRIGASFTIGEYLLPKILANYANENPHVEVHTFISNTEDVLQSLRSNQIDIGLVEGQVVYADVDVETFMQDEMKLVVPPNHPLLRTNEINERTLQDQVWVLRESGSGTRAYSDRFIHQHHLKMKRFFTFSSIQSVKEAVSAGLGIAILSDWTVRKELLAKELFHVEVPNEQLIRPFSIVRGKYFIPSKAIQVFLNHVDSFAKKQH, encoded by the coding sequence ATGAACGTAGACATTTTAAAAATTTTCGTTACTGTCGTGGAACAGAAACACTTCTCCCGTGCAGCAGAATTATTAAATCTTTCACAGCCTGGCGTAAGTATGCACATTCGCAACTTAGAAAACGAATTCGGAACTACACTTATTCAGCGATCTCCGAAACATGTCCAAGTCACGGAAGCCGGAAATATTCTATACATACACGCAAAGCAAATACTCTCTCTTTACGAAGATGCTAAACAAGAGATTAACGAACTACATAACGTTGTAACAGGAACCCTTCGCATCGGTGCTAGTTTTACAATTGGCGAATACTTGCTCCCGAAAATACTAGCTAACTATGCGAATGAAAATCCACACGTCGAAGTCCATACCTTTATTTCAAATACAGAAGACGTTTTGCAAAGCCTTCGCTCTAATCAAATTGATATCGGCTTAGTAGAAGGTCAAGTTGTATATGCTGATGTTGACGTTGAAACGTTTATGCAAGATGAAATGAAGCTCGTCGTTCCGCCAAATCATCCACTGCTTCGCACAAATGAAATAAATGAAAGGACACTCCAAGATCAAGTATGGGTATTAAGAGAAAGTGGTTCTGGAACACGTGCTTATAGTGATCGCTTTATTCATCAACACCATTTAAAAATGAAACGATTCTTTACATTCAGTAGTATCCAAAGCGTGAAGGAAGCAGTGAGTGCCGGGCTTGGCATCGCTATACTTTCCGATTGGACTGTACGGAAAGAGCTACTTGCAAAAGAGCTATTCCACGTCGAAGTTCCAAACGAACAACTCATCCGTCCATTCTCTATCGTGCGAGGCAAATATTTCATCCCATCTAAAGCTATTCAAGTGTTTTTAAATCATGTGGATTCTTTTGCAAAAAAACAGCATTGA
- a CDS encoding flavodoxin family protein, translating into MFVIHGSSRQNGNTEALTHMMIEGIETEQIYLRDHTVYPITDQRHDAEGFQPVNDDYEQLTKRMLEHDTIIFATPLYWYGMSGYMKNFIDRWSQSLRDTSLHFKEKMKGKKMYVVIVGGDNPKLKALPLISQFQYIFDFVGSSFEGYIIGDANGLDEIKNDAEALAKAQIYNNEFKNSK; encoded by the coding sequence ATGTTTGTTATACATGGCAGTTCAAGACAAAACGGAAATACAGAAGCTTTAACACATATGATGATAGAGGGCATTGAAACAGAACAAATTTATTTGCGTGATCATACCGTCTATCCTATTACAGATCAACGTCATGATGCAGAAGGATTCCAACCCGTAAATGATGACTATGAGCAGTTAACCAAACGCATGTTAGAGCACGACACAATTATTTTTGCTACACCGTTATACTGGTACGGGATGAGTGGATATATGAAAAACTTCATTGATCGCTGGTCACAAAGCTTACGCGATACATCGCTTCATTTCAAAGAGAAAATGAAAGGTAAAAAAATGTACGTTGTCATCGTTGGCGGAGATAATCCAAAACTGAAAGCATTACCGCTTATCTCCCAGTTTCAATATATCTTTGATTTTGTTGGTTCATCATTTGAAGGTTATATCATTGGGGATGCGAATGGATTAGATGAAATCAAAAACGATGCTGAGGCGCTAGCGAAGGCACAAATTTATAATAATGAATTCAAAAATAGCAAATAG
- a CDS encoding MerR family transcriptional regulator produces the protein MRIGELSKETGVSERSLRHYEEKGLLPSKRLANGYRDFDESAIEKVELIQMYLQIGLNLEETARMLRCLEIEPHLYENPCSSILTLYEDKLNEVTKQISLLSSIQTNLQKHVSLLKQAKEKG, from the coding sequence TTGCGAATCGGGGAGTTATCAAAAGAAACTGGCGTTAGTGAAAGATCACTAAGACATTATGAAGAAAAGGGATTACTCCCTTCGAAGCGCCTCGCAAATGGCTACCGTGATTTTGATGAAAGTGCCATCGAAAAAGTGGAGCTTATTCAAATGTACTTACAAATCGGCTTAAATTTAGAAGAGACGGCAAGGATGCTGCGCTGCCTTGAAATAGAGCCACACCTGTACGAAAATCCGTGCAGCAGTATCCTTACGCTTTACGAAGATAAACTTAATGAAGTAACGAAGCAAATCTCATTACTTTCCAGCATTCAAACGAATTTGCAAAAACACGTTTCACTCCTAAAACAAGCAAAAGAAAAGGGATGA
- a CDS encoding MerR family transcriptional regulator — protein sequence MAVISIQQLTRETGVTVRTLRYYDQIDLLKPSGKTEGGHRLYSEADVIRLQQILFLKEMGFSLKETANMLVKGELNLKDSLEKQLRFVQEEQKKFNQMERVLQAVVYSVDVEGELDWKVMFELIQLSKQSPRIREIFQNEVFSKEEQKLLHNLPNMSEEDPNVLEWVDLLKQLRTFMKDGKEAASNEVQEATKKLMQKCLEMANGDEAFLDKLWEVRKSKEASQKMSMYPIEEELLLYMDEAFRIYDEKERDK from the coding sequence ATGGCAGTGATTTCAATACAACAATTGACGAGAGAAACAGGAGTTACGGTACGTACATTACGTTATTATGATCAAATAGATTTATTGAAGCCGAGTGGGAAAACAGAGGGTGGACATCGGTTATATAGTGAAGCTGACGTCATTCGTTTGCAGCAAATTTTATTTTTAAAGGAAATGGGATTTTCGTTAAAAGAAACTGCGAATATGTTAGTAAAAGGTGAGCTGAATTTAAAGGATTCTCTTGAAAAACAACTTCGATTTGTACAGGAAGAACAAAAGAAATTTAATCAAATGGAGCGTGTTTTACAAGCAGTTGTTTATTCGGTGGACGTGGAGGGAGAACTTGATTGGAAAGTTATGTTTGAATTGATTCAGCTTTCGAAACAGTCTCCTCGTATACGTGAAATATTCCAAAATGAAGTGTTTTCAAAGGAAGAACAAAAATTGCTTCACAATTTGCCAAATATGAGTGAGGAAGATCCGAATGTTTTAGAGTGGGTAGATTTGTTAAAGCAATTACGTACTTTTATGAAAGATGGTAAAGAAGCTGCTAGTAATGAGGTACAAGAGGCAACGAAGAAATTAATGCAGAAATGTTTAGAGATGGCTAATGGTGACGAAGCATTTTTAGATAAGTTATGGGAAGTTAGAAAATCGAAGGAAGCTTCACAGAAAATGAGCATGTATCCAATCGAAGAAGAACTTTTACTATATATGGATGAAGCTTTTCGTATTTATGATGAAAAGGAGAGGGATAAATGA
- a CDS encoding DUF4362 domain-containing protein, with the protein MTIGKRTSFICLFLFSLVACSQPNTTIDKKNDVIVKGAGISNLDKFEQFVLNVEQGEVDKIRIVHYTHEGDPIFQTLEHSEKDILYVVDNRQDQFAGENKGLHKDSCKSIVKDQHELEITYRLIDCTNEDRRNGYDLLYVPKK; encoded by the coding sequence ATGACAATAGGAAAAAGAACCAGTTTTATATGTCTATTTCTCTTTAGTTTAGTAGCATGCTCGCAACCTAACACTACAATTGATAAGAAGAATGATGTCATTGTAAAGGGAGCAGGAATTTCCAATCTAGATAAATTCGAGCAATTCGTTTTAAATGTGGAACAAGGGGAAGTTGATAAAATAAGAATTGTACATTACACACATGAAGGGGATCCGATTTTTCAAACGTTAGAGCATAGTGAGAAAGATATACTTTATGTGGTAGATAATAGACAAGACCAATTTGCTGGTGAGAATAAAGGGTTACATAAAGATAGTTGTAAAAGTATTGTTAAAGACCAGCATGAATTAGAAATCACTTATAGGCTAATAGATTGTACGAATGAAGATAGACGCAATGGGTATGACTTATTATATGTACCTAAAAAATAG